In a genomic window of Erigeron canadensis isolate Cc75 chromosome 5, C_canadensis_v1, whole genome shotgun sequence:
- the LOC122602238 gene encoding uncharacterized protein LOC122602238 yields the protein MQAIINPKNKNNNPRGFQRNQMQTCNLLSIARCFNGCRDHTQVSGFGTRVWNLSDRPVELQIRVGSILKKVHTLKPGSSKRLKSKKIYKAYVPGGGNHSKNGKNNCSGGGDRSFLYYYDETCHPYIWIHDTSGDFSRMVRQQYISLEDLRDCCEIKIFRDHLKGSISIRKKPRPDFC from the coding sequence atgCAAGCTATAATAAACCCAAAAAACAAGAATAATAACCCAAGAGGTTTTCAAAGAAACCAAATGCAAACTTGCAACCTTTTGTCGATCGCAAGGTGTTTCAATGGATGTCGAGATCATACTCAAGTGTCGGGGTTTGGGACAAGGGTTTGGAACCTTAGTGATAGACCCGTTGAGCTACAAATAAGGGTGGGATCGATTTTGAAAAAAGTTCATACGCTTAAGCCTGGTTCGTCAAAGAGGTTAAAAAGCAAGAAGATTTATAAGGCTTATGTTCCTGGTGGTGGCAATCATAGCAAAAATGGCAAAAATAATTGCAGTGGTGGTGGAGATAGGAGTTTCTTGTATTACTATGACGAAACATGTCATCCATACATTTGGATACATGACACTTCAGGTGACTTTTCAAGAATGGTGAGACAACAATACATTAGTCTTGAAGATCTAAGAGATTGTTGTGAGATCAAGATCTTTAGGGATCATCTAAAAGGCTCCATATCTATAAGAAAGAAGCCTAGACCCGACTTTTGCTGA